One Drosophila willistoni isolate 14030-0811.24 chromosome 2R unlocalized genomic scaffold, UCI_dwil_1.1 Seg167, whole genome shotgun sequence DNA segment encodes these proteins:
- the LOC6651788 gene encoding facilitated trehalose transporter Tret1 — protein sequence MCLPEAITGSAIQSVATAVGSILCFNFGLMFGITPAHMTLYESEDDTPLNKATDPAGTAWLTGYLFLSAAIGALVSGWLAFRIGPKSVLLCTGLLQIVGWFCIHFGYDIVHIYASRMFAGTASGAAFVVLPIYINEIAESREKAASLTFTIELWRTLGILAGFILGFYVPYAYVNMVGCAVSFVFSMTFPFVQESPHYFLRKGNVPCLEKSLRWFRGIRDIDDRDNPDYLVELADFKAELQRSGKSGIGPTPMSNGYIIRLTFVSFLLTVCAKLSGVFVELNYAADFLGRTGYSTEVNYVLLAVAQCVGGLLARLIGPRLPRKLLLCVSSLMAAISVIMLALFKQFGQSWMLGSWSEQYLPIILLAVQLAFVSFGLYPLAAVVSSELLPTKLHDVLYSLASAVSWLLLFGMIEAFNAVKSTIAPGLVLYLWVFAAASILVGLISMPLLPETRNRRPSSVQRELGYVDDGGGVAKITSVTNGHIASHI from the exons ATGTGTTTGCCGGAGGCGATAACGGGCTCTGCCATTCAGAGTGTAGCCACAGCTGTGG GTAGCATTCTGTGCTTTAATTTTGGACTTATGTTTGGCATCACCCCCGCACACATGACCCTCTATGAATCGGAGGATGATACACCACTGAATAAAGCCACAGATCCGGCGGGCACAGCCTGGCTAACGGGTTATCTCTTTCTGAGTGCTGCAATTGGGGCTCTAGTTTCGGGTTGGTTGGCATTCCGCATAGGACCCAAGTCGGTGCTGCTATGTACAGGACTTTTGCAGATT GTGGGCTGGTTTTGCATACACTTTGGCTATGATATAGTCCACATATACGCCTCCCGCATGTTTGCTGGTACCGCATCGGGTGCCGCCTTTGTCGTCCTGCCCATTTACATTAATGAAATCGCCGAGAGTCGCGAAAAGGCAGCCAGTTTGACTTTCACCATCGAATTGTGGCGAACACTGGGCATCCTTGCTGGCTTTATCCTTGGTTTCTATGTACCATACGCTTATGTCAATATGGTGGGCTGTGCCGTATCCTTTGTATTCTCGATGACCTTTCCATTCGTTCAGGAGAGTCCACATTATTTCTTGCGAAAAGGTAATGTGCCCTGTCTGGAGAAGTCTTTGCGCTGGTTCCGCGGCATTCGCGACATTGATGATCGCGACAATCCCGACTATTTGGTCGAGTTGGCCGACTTTAAGGCAGAGCTCCAGAGATCGGGTAAAAGTGGTATTGGACCTACGCCCATGTCAAATGGTTATATAATCCGTTTGACTTTTGTTAGCTTTTTGCTGACAGTTTGTGCCAAATTGAGTGGAGTTTTTGTGGAACTCAACTACGCAGCCGACTTCCTTGGAAGAACAGGCTACTCCACAGAGGTCAATTATGTATTACTTGCGGTTGCCCAGTGTGTGGGTGGTTTGTTGGCCCGTCTAATTGGACCGCGTTTGCCGCGAAAA CTTTTGCTTTGCGTTTCCTCTTTAATGGCTGCCATTTCGGTCATTATGTTGGcgttgtttaaacaatttggcCAATCATGGATGTTGGGTTCGTGGTCGGAGCAATATCTTCCCATTATTTTACTGGCCGTGCAATTGGCCTTTGTCAGCTTTGGGCTATATCCATTGGCTGCTGTGGTAAGCAGCGAGCTTTTGCCAACAAAG CTTCACGATGTTCTTTACTCATTGGCGTCTGCCGTTTCCTGGTTGCTGCTTTTTGGCATGATTGAG GCCTTCAATGCCGTAAAATCCACAATAGCTCCTGGCCTGGTGCTGTATCTATGGGTGTTTGCCGCTGCCAGCATCCTTGTGGGTCTTATTTCGATGCCTTTATTGCCCGAGACACGGAATCGACGTCCGTCGTCTGTGCAGCGCGAACTGGGCTATGTTGACGATGGAGGTGGTGTGGCCAAAATAACAAGTGTTACCAATGGACACATCGCCTCTCATATTTAA
- the LOC6651789 gene encoding facilitated trehalose transporter Tret1: protein MVSGEAGGLKYQYLAAICVNIISISYGAFCGWPSASFLELGSSSSPLETGPLTPQDQGWVASTLCLGGIAGTIFFAWLADRIGRKQCLLWLALPALVGWIIIPFARNPMHLIAARFIGGTAGGGCFAVIPIYTAELAEDSIRGVLGTLLVLTCNFGVLTAFALGYYFNYATVAWIMSTLSFVFVACFWFMPETPQHLAQHNKVEEAELSLRYYRNIRSRASKDLTEELQLELQKLRVPTEKDAEAKDDLNAGKDSGVSWSDFAEPKARKAFSIGMGLIFFNQMCGCFAMLNYTAVIFQQSGSDLSPTISAIAVGGIQLLGTYCSTVLVERLGRKILLLISAVGICLGQCSMGGFSLLKFLGHDTSSFNWVPVAGFSFMLFIASWGMLSLPFLVISEIMPPKIRNMANMLCMTFLWVIATCTIKAMPLLTDSMGMHGTVFLFATFSFLGAIFVAIFVPETKGKTIETLLASL from the exons ATGGTTTCCGGCGAGGCTGGCGGTCTTAAATATCAATATCTGGCTGCAATATGTG TGAACATAATTTCCATCTCGTATGGTGCATTTTGTGGTTGGCCATCGGCTAGTTTCTTGGAACTGGGTTCGAGTTCGAGTCCCCTGGAGACGGGTCCATTAACACCACAGGATCAAGGCTGGGTAGCATCCACATTATGTTTGGGCGGCATTGCTGGGACAATATTTTTCGCTTGGCTGGCAGATCGAATTGGTCGAAAGCAATGTCTCCTGTGGCTAGCTCTCCCCGCCTTGGTGGGTTGGATTATCATACCATTTGCCCGAAATCCCATGCATTTGATAGCAGCTCGCTTCATAGGAGGCACCGCAGGTGGCGGTTGCTTCGCTGTCATACCAATTTACACCGCTGAATTGGCTGAGGATAG CATACGTGGCGTTTTGGGTACTCTGCTGGTGCTAACCTGCAACTTTGGGGTCCTGACCGCTTTCGCATTGGGCTACTACTTCAACTATGCCACTGTGGCATGGATAATGTCCACTTTATCATTTGTGTTTGTGGCCTGTTTTTGGTTTATGCCCGAGACGCCGCAGCATTTGGCGCAGCACAATAAGGTTGAAGAGGCAGAACTATCCTTGAGATACTATCGTAATATTAGGTCACGTGCCTCAAAGGATCTCACTGAAGAGCTCCAATTGGAGTTGCAAAAACTGAGGGTGCCAACTGAAAAGGATGCCGAGGCAAAAGATGATCTAAACGCTGGAAAAGATTCGGGTGTTAGTTGGTCAGATTTTG CTGAACCCAAGGCTCGAAAGGCCTTCTCTATTGGCATGGGGCTGATATTCTTCAATCAAATGTGCGGATGCTTTGCCATGCTTAACTATACGGCCGTAATCTTTCAACAATCCGGATCGGATCTGTCGCCAACGATAAGTGCGATTGCTGTGGGCGGCATTCAGTTGTTGGGCACATATTGCTCAACCGTTCTCGTCGAGAGATTGGGACGTAAAATCCTATTACTAATCTCTGCCGTGGGCATCTGTCTTGGCCAGTGCTCGATGGGTGGTTTTAGCTTGCTTAAGTTCTTGGGACACGATACCAGCTCCTTCAATTGGGTACCCGTGGCTGGCTTCTCCTTTATGCTCTTCATTGCCTCTTGGGGCATGTTGTCTTTGCCATTCCTGGTCATATCCGAGATAATGCCTCCCAAGATACGTAACATGGCTAATATGCTTTGCATGACATTTCTTTGGGTGATTGCCACTTGCACTATTAAA GCGATGCCCCTTCTAACTGACTCTATGGGCATGCATGGCACTGTGTTCCTATTTGCCACCTTCTCCTTTTTGGGTGCCATTTTTGTGGCCATTTTTGTGCCAGAGACCAAGGGAAAGACTATTGAAACCCTTTTGGCCAGTTTATAG